From one Solanum lycopersicum chromosome 12, SLM_r2.1 genomic stretch:
- the LOC101260904 gene encoding uncharacterized CRM domain-containing protein At3g25440, chloroplastic: MTNPLFRGFRRLALLSLSKPLFSSSTFSRHLSLSNLVRPILGNPEKFLNLSRLVLKERLIQQNPCWESRNFSHGRLDFVMTRDGKLKFEEHEVEAPKSEKWKTKKKLKLQRKREKKKRKAANKRDPRRLGVQGKKKKQKFDTAEERIKQKIENAKVKEAMLIERLKRYEVTKVQGPEVKPHFLTGEERFYIKKMAQKKSNYVPIGKRGVFGGVILNMHLHWKRHETVKVICKPCKPGQIQEYVDEIARLSGGIPIQIIANDTIVFYRGREYVQPEIMYPIDTLSKKRALEKSKYEQSLESVRHFIAIAEKELALYYRHVALYDEPNIQSAYSILDDSTSTSEKRNDEIGEENYSADESISLDLELPQVDDYCSDDKQSLSEFGFEDTDESSSDELDSGEEETSNYCGSIWGNY; the protein is encoded by the exons ATGACAAATCCTCTGTTTCGAGGTTTTCGAAGACTTGCCTTACTTTCACTTAGCAAGcctctcttctcttcttctacCTTTTCTAG GCACTTAAGTTTGTCCAATTTAGTTAGACCAATTCTTGGAAATCCAGAAAAGTTTTTGAACTTGTCAAGGTTAGTGCTTAAGGAGAGGTTAATCCAACAAAACCCCTGTTGGGAATCAAGGAACTTTAGTCATGGAAGATTGGATTTTGTGATGACAAGAGATGGGAAACTAAAGTTTGAGGAACATGAAGTGGAGGCACCAAAGTCGGAGAAATGGAAGACAAAGAAGAAGCTGAAGCTGCAAAGGAAgagggagaagaagaagagaaaagctGCCAACAAGAGAGATCCGAGAAGACTTGGTGTTcaggggaagaagaagaagcagaaATTTGACACTGCTGAAGAAAGAATCAAACAGAAGATTGAAAAT GCAAAAGTCAAAGAAGCTATGCTAATTGAGAGACTAAAGAGATATGAGGTTACCAAAGTTCAAGGTCCCGAGGTTAAGCCACATTTTCTCACTGGTGAAGAACGATTCTATATTAAAAAGATGGCACAAAAAAAGTCTAATTATGTGCCTATTGGCAAAAGGGGAGTCTTTGGAGGTGTTATTCTTAATATGCATCTACATTGGAAAAGACATGAAACTGTCAAAGTCATATGCAAACCCTGCAAACCTGGTCAGATTCAAGAATATGTTGATGAAATTGCAAGACTGAGTGGTGGCATTCCGATTCAGATAATTGCAAATGATACCATCGTTTTTTACCGAGGAAGGGAATATGTGCAGCCTGAAATTATGTATCCTATTGATACACTGTCGAAGAAGAGG GCGTTGGAAAAATCAAAATACGAGCAATCGCTAGAGTCTGTGAGACATTTCATTGCCATTGCTGAGAAGGAACTTGCACTCTACTATAGACATGTTGCCCTATATGATGAACCAAATATTCAGAGTGCTTACTCCATCCTTGATGATTCAACAAGTACAAGTGAAAAACGAAATGATGAAATAGGAGAGGAGAACTATTCAGCAGACGAATCTATTTCCTTGGATCTCGAGTTACCACAAGTTGATGATTATTGCTCGGATGATAAACAATCTTTAAGCGAATTTGGATTTGAGGATACTGATGAATCAAGTAGTGATGAGTTGGATTCTGGGGAGGAGGAAACTAGTAATTACTGCGGTAGCATATGGGGAAATTATTGA
- the LOC101263979 gene encoding protein LIGHT-DEPENDENT SHORT HYPOCOTYLS 10, with the protein MMSNDQIIIEGEGGGGGGEGSSSRSKTTILIAPSDDHHHHHQLPPVPPQLSRYESQKRRDWNTFGQYLKNQRPPVPLSQCNYNHVLEFLRYLDQFGKTKVHLHGCPFFGQPEPPGPCTCPLRQAWGSLDALIGRLRAAYEENGGLPENNPFASGAIRVYLREVRDFQAKARGICYKKKKKKRKMQNKPTSSNAHEPTTTTFQFQSS; encoded by the coding sequence ATGATgtcaaatgatcaaataataatCGAAGgcgaaggaggaggaggaggaggagaaggatCATCATCGAGATCCAAAACCACTATACTTATAGCACCATCTGacgatcatcatcatcatcatcagctaCCACCAGTACCACCTCAACTGAGTAGATATGAGTCTCAGAAACGTCGCGATTGGAATACTTTTGGACAATACTTGAAAAATCAAAGGCCACCTGTTCCTTTATCCCAGTGTAACTATAACCACGTGCTAGAGTTTCTCCGATACCTAGATCAATTTGGAAAAACTAAGGTACATTTACATGGTTGCCCTTTTTTTGGTCAACCAGAGCCTCCAGGGCCTTGTACTTGTCCTCTTAGACAAGCATGGGGAAGTCTTGATGCACTTATTGGTAGGCTTAGAGCTGCCTATGAAGAAAATGGTGGCTTACCTGAGAATAATCCATTCGCGAGTGGAGCTATACGCGTTTATCTTAGAGAGGTAAGAGATTTTCAAGCTAAAGCAAGAGGAATTTgttataagaagaagaagaagaagaggaaaatgcAAAACAAACCTACTTCTAGTAATGCTCATGAGCCAACTACAACTACCTTTCAATTCCAATCTTCTTGA
- the MBF1 gene encoding multiprotein-bridging factor 1b, producing the protein MAGLSQDWEPVVIRKKAPTAAARKDEKAVNAARRAGAEIETVRKATAGSNKAASSSTTLNTRKLDEDTENLSHQKVPTELKKAIMQARQDKKLTQSQLAQLINEKPQIIQEYESGKAIPNQQIISKLERALGAKLRGKK; encoded by the exons atggccGGATTGTCACAAGATTGGGAGCCGGTGGTGATTCGCAAGAAAGCGCCGACCGCCGCCGCACGGAAAGATGAGAAAGCAGTCAACGCCGCCCGTCGAGCCGGTGCCGAAATCGAAACCGTCAGAAAAG CTACTGCTGGGTCAAACAAGGCTGCCTCTAGTAGCACAACGTTGAACACGAGAAAGCTGGATGAAGATACTGAGAATCTGTCAC ATCAAAAGGTACCTACTGAACTGAAGAAAGCGATTATGCAAGCTCGACAGGATAAGAAGCTTACTCAGTCTCAACTTGCCCAa TTGATAAACGAAAAACCACAGATCATTCAAGAGTATGAATCTGGAAAGGCAATTCCAAACCAACAGATAATTTCTAAACTGGAGAGAGCTCTTGGTGCGAAACTTCGTGGAAAGAAATAA
- the LOC101260612 gene encoding peptide-N4-(N-acetyl-beta-glucosaminyl)asparagine amidase A-like, producing the protein MAFFFLFLIFFTLLQKPLFSIATLHGTSLFKSQLITQLDSSSKNNNATPTTYFEVTKPINLPKTNPCSYLVLKHDFGYTYGKPPFLANYTPPFSCPSQKFSKIVLEWKSTCEGRQFDRIFGVWLSGVEIFRSCTAEPRANGIVWTVKKDITRYYSLLMMKNQIFAVYMGNLVDSTYTGVYHVELFIHFYPAEEMYKRNSYEAFDSRADLILPISRNMPLNDGLWFEVENSTDVQSKEFEIPQNAYRAVLEVYVSFHENDEFWYSNPPNDYIRANNLTDTPGNGAFREVVVSVDDVVVGVVWPFTVIYTGGVNPLLWRPISGIGSFDLPSYDIEITPFIGKILDGNMHKISFSVTNALNVWYIDANLHLWLDDKSIKTEGKLLKYTSLPLSFSLRTNFTGIDGSFVTNASRSITLTGWVKSSYGNITTKSAQVLSYSNYMVEGNGGNLQNVDQIIYFNETVDVVRPTSYVQSRKSFKKFLLLLHSDNVDKGDESYASISNVTLGFDDNRIKTSKNVSSASSTENMQKAQGHILVKGQLVVSGIGSTQQVYKYKDDSFCYSRNISSSNYTIHYDKVSDNCPRITLSRLPFSFGKFQSVPARRVSLASHLGDVKDGV; encoded by the coding sequence ATGgcattcttcttcctcttcttgatttttttcaCTCTGCTCCAAAAACCACTCTTTTCCATAGCAACTCTCCATGGTACCTCTCTGTTTAAATCACAGCTCATTACCCAGCTAGACTCTTCTTCCAAGAACAATAATGCAACCCCAACAACCTATTTTGAAGTAACCAAACCTATAAATCTCCCCAAAACCAATCCTTGTTCATATTTAGTCCTTAAACATGACTTTGGTTACACATATGGAAAACCCCCTTTTCTTGCAAACTACACACCCCCTTTTAGTTGCCCATCTCAGAAATTTTCCAAGATTGTTTTGGAATGGAAATCAACTTGTGAAGGAAGGCAATTTGATAGAATTTTTGGGGTTTGGCTTAGTGGGGTTGAGATTTTCAGAAGCTGCACTGCTGAACCAAGGGCTAATGGAATTGTTTGGACTGTCAAGAAGGATATTACAAGGTattactctttgcttatgatgaaaaatcaaatttttgctGTTTATATGGGGAATTTAGTTGATAGTACTTACACTGGTGTATATCATGTGGAActctttattcatttttatcctGCTGAAGAAATGTATAAGCGAAATTCGTACGAGGCATTTGATTCTAGGGCTGATTTGATCTTACCTATTTCGAGGAACATGCCGTTGAATGATGGATTGTGGTTTGAGGTTGAGAATTCTACAGATGTTCAGtcaaaagagtttgaaattCCACAAAATGCTTATAGGGCTGTACTGGAAGTTTATGTTTCCTTTCATGAGAATGATGAGTTTTGGTATAGTAATCCACCGAACGATTATATTCGTGCAAATAACCTTACTGATACACCAGGGAATGGAGCTTTTAGGGAAGTAGTAGTTAGTGTGGATGATGTGGTGGTTGGTGTAGTTTGGCCGTTCACGGTGATCTATACCGGGGGTGtcaatcctctcttgtggagaCCTATAAGCGGGATCGGATCGTTTGATCTTCCATCATATGATATTGAAATAACGCCATTTATAGGGAAGATTTTAGACGGAAATATGCATAAGATTTCATTCAGTGTCACTAATGCTCTTAATGTGTGGTACATTGATGCAAATTTGCATCTTTGGTTGGATGATAAGAGTATAAAGACAGAAGGGAAGTTATTGAAGTATACTAGTCTGCCTCTTTCGTTTTCTCTTAGGACAAATTTTACAGGCATTGATGGATCTTTCGTCACAAATGCTAGTAGATCAATCACATTGACAGGATGGGTTAAGTCATCCTACGGGAACATCACTACTAAGTCAGCTCAAGTTTTAAGTTATAGTAATTATATGGTGGAGGGTAACGGAGGAAATTTGCAAAATGTGGATCagattatttatttcaatgaaACTGTTGATGTCGTGAGGCCAACTTCATATGTTCAGTCTCGTAAGTCCTTCAAAAAGTTTCTGCTTCTCTTGCATTCTGACAATGTAGACAAAGGAGATGAAAGCTATGCCTCAATCTCAAATGTTACGTTGGGATTTGATGATAATAGGATAAAGACTTCCAAGAACGTATCGTCAGCCAGCTCTACTGAAAACATGCAAAAAGCACAGGGACATATTCTTGTAAAGGGGCAATTGGTTGTCAGTGGGATCGGGAGTACCCAACAAGTCTATAAATATAAGGATGATTCATTCTGCTACTCCAGGAACATAAGCAGCTCAAATTACACAATACATTATGATAAAGTTAGCGATAATTGCCCCAGAATCACTTTGTCTCGTTTGCCTTTCAGCTTTGGCAAATTTCAATCTGTTCCTGCTCGAAGGGTCTCTTTGGCATCTCATCTTGGTGATGTTAAAGATGGTGTCTGA